TCGTGGTGGTCGATCCACGCGCGGGCCACGGCCCAGGCATCGGCGGCTTCAAACCCGATAGCGAGGTCGGCGCGGCCCTCAAGGCTGGCCATCCCTGCTACTTCGTAGGCTTTCTGCCCGATCCCGTTCCCGGCCAGACCGTCGAAGACGTCATGCGCGCCGAAGCGGCCTTCGTGCGCAAGGTCGGCGAGCTGCACCCCGACAGCCGCGGCAAGCCTGCGGTCATCGGCAATTGCCAGGCAGGCTGGCAGATCCTGATGGCAGCCGCCGTCTGGCCCGAACTGTTCGGACCGATCATCGTGGCCGGTGCGCCGCTGTCGTACTGGGCGGGCGACATGCCGATGCGCTACGCGGGCGGTCTGACCGGCGGTAGCTGGTTGACGGCATTGACCAGCGATCTGGGCGCCGGCCGCTTCGACGGCGCCTGGCTGGTACAGAACTTCGAGAACCTGGACCCGGCCAATACGCTGTGGAGCAAACAGTACAACCTGTACGCCAAGGTCGACACGGAAGGCCCGCGCTACTTGCAATTCGAGAAGTACTGGGGCGGCCACGTGTTCCTGAACGATGTGGAAATACAGTACATCGTCGATAACCTGTTCATCGGCAACAAACTGAGTACGGCGCAGCTGGTGACGTCTGATGGCGTGCGCATCGACCTGCGCAATATTCGCTCGCCGATCGTGGTGTTCTGCTCCTATGGGGACAACATCACGCCACCGCCCCAGGCCCTGGGCTGGATCACCGATCTGTACCGCAACGATCTGGACGTGATGGGGCATGACCAGACCATCGTCTACGCCACCCATGACAGCATCGGGCATCTGGGTATCTTCGTCTCCGGCAGCGTCGGGCGTAAAGAGCACCAGGAGTTCGCCGCCAACATCGACGTCATCGACGTGCTGCCGGCCGGTATCCACCGCATGCTGGTCGATGAAAATCCCGACGGGTCGCAGGAAGGCGAGCCGACCGGGAACGCCTACCTGACTCGGATCCAGCGCAGCAACATCGATGAAGTCCGTGAGATCGTCCGTCCCGACCCTGAGAACGATCGCCGGTTCGCCGCCGTTGCGCGGATCTCCGAGGTCAACCTGGCTTGCTACCGCAGCTTCGTGCAGCCATGGATGCGTGCCCTGGTCACGGACCAGGGTGCGAAGTGGCTGGAGCCGCTGCATCCGCTGCGCATGGGCTATGAATTGTGGTCTGACAGGCATCCGCTCGCCGCCGCAGTACATGAGGCTGCGCAACACGTGCGCGACCATCGTCAGCCCGTCTCCGAGGCCAACCCTTTCCTGCAACTGCAGGCGCAGTTTTCCGCCGCCGTCGAACAGATGCTGGATCAATTCCGTGATTGCCGCGACCAGATCTACGCACAGGCGTTTGACACGCTGTACAGCCTGCCGCTGGTGCAGGCCATGACTGGACAGAGCCTGCACGACGATGCACCGCCGCGACCCCATCCCAGCGAGACGCCCGAGCATCGCCAGTATCTGGCGCAAGAGTTGACACGGCTCGAAGCGGATATTCACAGCGGCGGGATCACCGAAGCCTCCATACGGGCGCTGTTCTTTGTGCTTGCAGCGCGTGGCGAGGCCGACGGGCGGCACTTCCGGCACGCAGAGGAAGTCGCGCGCCCCCATTTGGCAAACGACTTCGACATGCAGGTCTTTCGCCACCTCGTTCGTCGGCAGGCTTTGCTCATGAGGCTCGACGAGGACGCCACGGTGTCCGCCATCCCCGGATTGCTCAACGGCATAGCGCCCGATGACATCCGCCAGGTGGCGGGAATGATCGTGCAAGTGATTGGCAGCGGCGGTGTGCTGTCCGCACAAGAACAAGCCAGGCTGGAACAGGTTTCTACCTTGTTCGAGCAGGCCGAGCGCCAAGCGCAGGCGGCTTCGGCGCCCGCCGTGACAAGTCCCGCCACTGATACCTCCGCTACGGTCGTGGACGCGAAGTCGACAACCGCCATGCCACGCTCTGCCAGTGGCACATCCGCTGCGGTCGAGGATGCGAATGCGGCGCCAGCCATGCCGAGCTCCGCCAGTGACACCTCCGCTCCGGCCATAAACACGACCTCCAAGACATCCTCTCCAAAGCCTAAGGCGCCTCAGAAGAAAACTGCTGCGCAGAAAACTGTGTCCAAGACGCCAGCCGCCCCGCGGACAAGTCAAACACGGCGAGGGAAAGGCAAATGACGACGTCCTCCGCACCGGTCGATGGCGCCGCCGACGCATTGCAGGTTCTGCGCAACCGCACCTTCGACGAGATCGCCATCGGCGACAGCGCCAGCCTCGAACGCACGTTTTCGCCGCAAGACATCCACATGTTCGCGCTGCAATCGGGCGATGTGGATCCGGAATCTTCGGTGTCTTCGCCCTCGCGGGACACCACGGAGGCCATTTGTGCAAACGTCCTGATCTCGGCTGTGCTGGGAACACGCCTGCCGGGGCCTGGAACCCAATATGTCAGCCAGAACCTGCGCTTGCTCGGAGCCGTTCGGCCCGGCGACAGGCTGACCGTGCAGATGCAGGTGAGCAGCAAGGACACGGCCACCCATCACGTCACGCTGGACTGCACCTGCACCAGCCAGGAGGGGGTGGC
Above is a window of Parvibaculum lavamentivorans DS-1 DNA encoding:
- a CDS encoding DUF3141 domain-containing protein, with product MNRDTTTSPTADWGQLLWDPLRLSAMASEYAVDAWQRSILYADVRRQRGNQYQEHLQEQTPNVLDFASEVIMSGLDLPQPVNYGLVRILPPADTPSDPHKRPFVVVDPRAGHGPGIGGFKPDSEVGAALKAGHPCYFVGFLPDPVPGQTVEDVMRAEAAFVRKVGELHPDSRGKPAVIGNCQAGWQILMAAAVWPELFGPIIVAGAPLSYWAGDMPMRYAGGLTGGSWLTALTSDLGAGRFDGAWLVQNFENLDPANTLWSKQYNLYAKVDTEGPRYLQFEKYWGGHVFLNDVEIQYIVDNLFIGNKLSTAQLVTSDGVRIDLRNIRSPIVVFCSYGDNITPPPQALGWITDLYRNDLDVMGHDQTIVYATHDSIGHLGIFVSGSVGRKEHQEFAANIDVIDVLPAGIHRMLVDENPDGSQEGEPTGNAYLTRIQRSNIDEVREIVRPDPENDRRFAAVARISEVNLACYRSFVQPWMRALVTDQGAKWLEPLHPLRMGYELWSDRHPLAAAVHEAAQHVRDHRQPVSEANPFLQLQAQFSAAVEQMLDQFRDCRDQIYAQAFDTLYSLPLVQAMTGQSLHDDAPPRPHPSETPEHRQYLAQELTRLEADIHSGGITEASIRALFFVLAARGEADGRHFRHAEEVARPHLANDFDMQVFRHLVRRQALLMRLDEDATVSAIPGLLNGIAPDDIRQVAGMIVQVIGSGGVLSAQEQARLEQVSTLFEQAERQAQAASAPAVTSPATDTSATVVDAKSTTAMPRSASGTSAAVEDANAAPAMPSSASDTSAPAINTTSKTSSPKPKAPQKKTAAQKTVSKTPAAPRTSQTRRGKGK